GACTTTTGCAATTAACGAATCTAGTATTTACGAATTCATATGTTGTACTTTGTGATGCCCAGAGCAAAGAGTAATAAGGTTTTGTAGTTGATTTTGACCTCCGTAGCTGATTGGAATCTTATGGTGAATTTCAGTGAACCGTTGATTTTCACATTTTGAGCCATCTTCGTACCGGTGCTGGCATTTATCTTTGTCTCTGTGAATGACTTGACGTTTTAGTTGACCAGAAATAGCCCTTCTTTGAAATGGAATATCTGCATTTTGAAATAAAATCTTTGTGAAGTTTGATTGAGTTTTATTTTGTCTGCAATGTTCCGTCTTAAGACGGTTCTTTAGAGGGGTCGCCTCAATTTGCTTCACAGATTTCTCAGAATTCACATCTTCTCGTCTTTGAGCCTTTTCAATCGGATCATTTTTTTTAAGATACTCACTTAAAACTTTGTCTAATACGTCATTCATTGAAAGATTTTTCTTAGCCTTACGTAATTCAAGATCTTGCGCGCGCTTGAGCATTTTATAAACTTTTTCTGAAAAGGCA
This genomic stretch from Oligoflexia bacterium harbors:
- a CDS encoding HNH endonuclease, encoding MARKAFLVPELKLAIEVQPMAAVIEQAKYVSGDTLKVTNAFSEKVYKMLKRAQDLELRKAKKNLSMNDVLDKVLSEYLKKNDPIEKAQRREDVNSEKSVKQIEATPLKNRLKTEHCRQNKTQSNFTKILFQNADIPFQRRAISGQLKRQVIHRDKDKCQHRYEDGSKCENQRFTEIHHKIPISYGGQNQLQNLITLCSGHHKVQHMNS